Proteins from a genomic interval of Sulfurimonas sp. HSL3-2:
- a CDS encoding DnaJ domain-containing protein: MSTILLIIIVVGIFLYLSKGYKTYTANYEEQFKNFSVSKEALERSELGVFVSLTAKVAKADGKVDALEAELVGNMFTDVSRVFPEPEKTRDILKQIFNEQKDITGNIETLAQTLQKLIYRDKNKQVQMMGFLIQLAFVDGEVSKSEEEILVTIAEALQIDPNIYHNIFDQFESMIKNAHPQATLDDAYKVLGVSPNDSLETIKKAYRKLIREYHPDIIKAQGKDENYLKEATAKTQEINSAYEMIKKAKS, translated from the coding sequence TTGAGTACGATTTTATTAATAATTATAGTCGTCGGAATATTTTTGTATTTATCAAAAGGATACAAAACCTACACCGCAAACTACGAAGAGCAGTTTAAAAACTTTTCAGTCTCAAAAGAAGCACTGGAGCGCAGTGAACTGGGTGTATTTGTCTCACTTACCGCAAAGGTCGCTAAAGCCGACGGCAAAGTCGATGCACTTGAAGCGGAACTTGTGGGAAATATGTTTACCGATGTGTCACGCGTATTCCCTGAACCTGAGAAGACAAGAGATATCCTAAAGCAGATCTTTAATGAGCAAAAAGATATCACAGGAAACATCGAAACTTTAGCTCAAACGCTTCAAAAACTGATCTACAGAGATAAAAACAAACAAGTCCAGATGATGGGATTTTTGATCCAGCTTGCTTTTGTCGACGGAGAGGTCAGTAAATCAGAAGAAGAGATACTGGTCACCATAGCTGAAGCGTTGCAGATAGACCCGAACATCTACCACAATATATTTGACCAGTTTGAGTCTATGATAAAAAATGCTCATCCGCAAGCGACTCTCGATGATGCATACAAAGTACTGGGCGTAAGTCCAAACGACTCTTTGGAAACGATCAAAAAAGCTTACAGAAAGTTAATTAGAGAGTATCATCCCGACATCATCAAAGCCCAAGGCAAAGATGAGAATTACCTCAAAGAAGCGACTGCTAAAACGCAGGAGATAAACTCTGCGTATGAGA
- a CDS encoding DMT family transporter, with translation MKFDIKIDEGVKYMLFASLLFAIMGAFAKLSSQHMSSLEVVFFRNVFGVLIVGFAVLRSPMKHVGGKPLLLFFRGFMGFTALLAFFYNIAHISLGDAMTFSKTSPIFTALFAWAFLSEKLSSKGWIAVFIGFIGILFITQPSGLGFSKYDLLGIFSGVGAALAYTSVRELKKFYDTRAIVLSFMGVGTIGPVILLLVSPYVHLPELDFMLGEFVMPSGVVWLYVLAMGILATLAQVYMTKAYGASKAGIIGAVSYTNIPFSILVGLFLGDSLPGIITTAGIVLIITAGILVAKAK, from the coding sequence ATGAAATTTGATATCAAGATCGATGAAGGCGTAAAATATATGCTCTTTGCATCATTACTGTTTGCCATCATGGGTGCGTTTGCGAAGCTTTCAAGCCAGCATATGAGTTCGCTTGAAGTCGTGTTCTTTAGAAACGTGTTCGGTGTGCTCATCGTCGGGTTTGCAGTGCTCAGATCCCCTATGAAACATGTTGGCGGAAAACCGCTTTTACTCTTTTTTAGAGGATTTATGGGTTTTACTGCACTACTTGCGTTTTTTTACAATATCGCACATATCTCTTTAGGTGACGCAATGACCTTTTCAAAGACGTCACCGATCTTTACCGCTCTTTTTGCTTGGGCGTTTTTAAGTGAAAAACTCTCTTCAAAGGGGTGGATAGCCGTTTTTATAGGTTTTATAGGGATACTCTTCATCACTCAACCCAGCGGTCTTGGTTTTAGTAAATATGATCTCTTAGGGATCTTCAGCGGAGTGGGTGCAGCATTGGCCTACACCTCGGTAAGAGAACTTAAAAAGTTTTACGATACGCGTGCTATAGTGCTCTCATTTATGGGTGTTGGCACTATAGGACCCGTAATCCTGTTACTTGTCTCGCCTTATGTCCATCTTCCCGAACTGGATTTTATGTTAGGCGAGTTTGTCATGCCAAGCGGAGTCGTGTGGCTGTATGTCCTTGCTATGGGAATCTTGGCGACACTTGCGCAGGTCTATATGACAAAAGCATACGGTGCGAGTAAGGCGGGCATCATCGGAGCGGTAAGCTATACGAACATCCCTTTTTCCATTTTAGTCGGACTGTTTTTAGGGGATTCTCTGCCAGGGATCATCACGACGGCAGGGATAGTCTTGATCATAACAGCGGGGATTTTAGTCGCAAAAGCGAAGTGA
- the kdsA gene encoding 3-deoxy-8-phosphooctulonate synthase, translating to MKLLAGPCVIESEENIFKIAKALEIYQNDPTIDFYFKSSFDKANRTSLDSFRGLGMDEGLRILEKVKNDFGYKVVTDVHESAQVPAVAEVVDMLQIPAFLCRQTDLLVACAKTDKEVNIKKGQFINPPDMKYSVLKVLKTRGCDEVSYENSVKHGVYLCERGSSFGYGNIVVDMRSLVIMREFAPTIFDATHSVQAPGALGGKTGGDSSMVPYLASAAAAVGVDGFFFETHFDPSIALSDGPNMIKLDELEKLVTKIKKIREI from the coding sequence ATGAAATTATTGGCTGGGCCTTGTGTTATTGAAAGTGAAGAAAACATCTTCAAAATAGCGAAGGCGTTAGAGATCTATCAAAACGACCCGACTATCGATTTTTATTTTAAATCCAGTTTTGATAAAGCGAACCGTACATCATTAGACAGCTTCCGCGGTCTTGGAATGGATGAGGGACTGCGTATTTTGGAAAAAGTCAAAAACGATTTTGGCTATAAAGTGGTCACGGATGTACATGAGTCCGCTCAGGTGCCTGCTGTGGCAGAGGTCGTGGATATGCTTCAGATACCTGCTTTTCTTTGTCGTCAGACGGATCTGCTTGTAGCGTGTGCAAAGACGGATAAAGAGGTAAATATCAAAAAAGGGCAGTTTATCAATCCTCCTGATATGAAATACTCTGTACTAAAAGTCCTAAAGACTCGCGGATGTGATGAGGTGAGCTATGAGAACTCGGTGAAACACGGAGTTTATCTGTGTGAGAGAGGAAGCTCTTTTGGATACGGCAACATAGTCGTAGATATGAGAAGTCTTGTCATCATGAGAGAGTTCGCACCGACGATCTTTGATGCGACTCACTCAGTTCAAGCACCGGGTGCATTAGGCGGCAAGACCGGCGGAGACAGTTCGATGGTCCCATACTTAGCAAGTGCGGCTGCGGCTGTAGGAGTCGACGGGTTCTTCTTTGAGACACACTTTGACCCGAGCATAGCACTCAGCGACGGTCCAAATATGATAAAACTAGATGAGCTTGAAAAACTCGTTACTAAAATTAAAAAAATAAGGGAGATATAA
- the ribE gene encoding 6,7-dimethyl-8-ribityllumazine synthase: MNLIEGKLKVTNGKKIAIVSTRWNHFIVDRLVEGAKDAFARHGGDEADLTHVLLPGAFELPMVVDQLLASGKYDAICALGAVIRGSTPHFDYVAAEATKGIASMSLKYQKPVSFGLLTTDTIEQAIERAGTKAGNKGFEAMTTVIEMLDLYEGIK, encoded by the coding sequence ATGAATTTAATCGAGGGAAAATTAAAAGTCACTAACGGCAAAAAGATCGCGATCGTAAGTACAAGATGGAATCACTTTATAGTCGATAGACTGGTAGAGGGAGCAAAAGACGCATTCGCACGTCACGGCGGAGACGAAGCTGATCTGACTCATGTACTTCTTCCTGGAGCATTCGAACTTCCGATGGTAGTCGACCAGCTTCTTGCAAGCGGAAAATATGACGCTATCTGTGCTCTTGGTGCAGTAATAAGAGGTTCTACTCCGCACTTTGATTATGTTGCTGCTGAAGCTACAAAAGGGATCGCATCGATGAGCCTAAAATACCAAAAACCGGTATCTTTCGGACTTTTAACGACTGATACTATCGAGCAGGCGATCGAGCGTGCAGGAACAAAAGCGGGTAACAAAGGTTTTGAAGCTATGACAACTGTGATAGAGATGCTAGACCTGTATGAAGGGATCAAATAA
- the nusB gene encoding transcription antitermination factor NusB, which yields MATRHQARMAVVSLLYAYDLGNGNIAEHSDEILEEKKIRNKQRDFALTLFDGVMENLERVDSAIIKHLKDWDFERLGSVERATLRLGAYEILFSELDSAVVINEAIEVAKAFATEQSPKFINGVLDAISKDKEA from the coding sequence ATGGCTACTCGTCACCAGGCAAGAATGGCAGTTGTAAGTCTGCTTTATGCGTATGACCTTGGAAACGGGAACATCGCAGAGCATTCAGATGAGATACTAGAAGAGAAAAAGATACGTAACAAGCAACGTGACTTTGCCTTGACACTTTTTGACGGTGTTATGGAGAACTTAGAACGTGTAGACAGTGCGATCATTAAACATCTCAAAGATTGGGATTTTGAACGTTTAGGTTCAGTTGAACGTGCTACACTACGTCTTGGAGCTTACGAAATACTTTTTAGCGAACTGGATTCTGCAGTCGTAATCAATGAGGCTATCGAAGTCGCAAAAGCATTTGCAACTGAACAGTCGCCGAAATTCATCAACGGTGTCCTTGACGCTATATCTAAGGACAAAGAAGCTTAA
- a CDS encoding DUF302 domain-containing protein, with the protein MKKFILFTALSISLFASDMIVKNSICGVDETIDSIKSIATSKGMHVFAVIDHRDNAKKIGMNLNRSKMIIFGNPKLGTALMQQDITAGLDLPIRILVFKNSDGAVKMAYRDGTWLASKHAIDDPRMVQKMNDALEDITNKAGQCKND; encoded by the coding sequence ATGAAAAAGTTTATTCTTTTCACTGCTCTAAGCATCTCGCTTTTTGCCAGCGATATGATTGTAAAAAACAGTATCTGCGGTGTCGATGAGACAATAGATTCTATAAAAAGTATCGCCACTAGCAAAGGTATGCATGTATTTGCAGTCATAGATCATAGAGATAATGCAAAGAAGATAGGAATGAACTTAAACAGATCAAAGATGATAATCTTTGGAAATCCCAAGCTGGGGACAGCATTAATGCAGCAGGATATCACTGCAGGACTTGATCTGCCCATACGTATTTTAGTGTTTAAGAACAGTGACGGAGCCGTTAAAATGGCGTACCGAGACGGTACATGGCTTGCATCAAAGCATGCCATCGACGATCCGAGAATGGTGCAGAAGATGAATGATGCACTTGAAGATATTACAAATAAAGCCGGACAATGCAAAAACGATTAA
- a CDS encoding dehypoxanthine futalosine cyclase gives MQKRLTKEEALKLIREADLKELGRLATARKKELHPEGITTFVIDRNINYTNICWVDCKFCAFYRHEKDEDAYVLTFDEIDAKIDELLEIGGTQILFQGGVHPKLKIEWYEDLVEHIHTKYPQITIHGFSSIEIDFIAKVSRISVEEVLERLHVKGLASIPGAGAEILSDRVRDIIAPKKIDSEVWVDIHRKAHKLGIKSTATMMYGTVESDEEILDHLEMVRNLQDETGGFRAFIMWSFQGQNTELLRLIPDMEKQTPNRYLRLLAVARLFLDNVPNIQSSWVTQGPYIGQMALNFGANDLGSTMMEENVVKSAGAGFRMAKDEMVNLIRDIGETPAVRNTAYETLEIFA, from the coding sequence ATGCAAAAACGATTAACAAAAGAGGAAGCTCTAAAACTTATACGTGAAGCTGACCTAAAAGAGCTTGGGCGCCTTGCTACTGCAAGAAAAAAAGAGTTGCATCCTGAGGGAATAACGACTTTTGTCATAGACAGAAACATCAACTACACAAATATCTGCTGGGTGGATTGTAAGTTCTGTGCGTTCTATCGTCATGAAAAAGATGAGGATGCTTACGTACTTACATTTGACGAGATAGATGCAAAGATAGATGAACTTCTGGAAATCGGCGGGACGCAGATACTTTTTCAAGGCGGGGTCCATCCGAAGCTAAAGATCGAGTGGTATGAGGATCTCGTAGAACATATACATACGAAATATCCTCAGATCACGATCCATGGTTTCTCATCTATCGAGATAGACTTCATAGCAAAAGTATCACGTATTAGTGTCGAAGAGGTCTTAGAACGTTTGCATGTAAAAGGTCTGGCTTCCATACCGGGTGCGGGAGCTGAGATACTAAGCGACAGAGTGCGCGATATTATCGCTCCTAAGAAGATAGATTCAGAAGTATGGGTAGATATCCATAGAAAAGCACATAAACTCGGTATCAAATCGACTGCGACGATGATGTATGGAACAGTCGAGAGCGATGAAGAGATCCTTGACCATTTAGAGATGGTGCGTAATCTTCAGGATGAGACAGGCGGTTTTAGAGCTTTCATCATGTGGAGTTTTCAAGGGCAGAATACAGAACTTTTACGCCTGATACCTGACATGGAAAAACAGACACCAAACAGATATCTTCGTCTTTTGGCAGTCGCGAGACTGTTTTTGGACAATGTACCGAACATCCAAAGTTCATGGGTGACTCAGGGTCCATATATCGGGCAGATGGCACTTAACTTCGGCGCGAACGATCTTGGTTCCACAATGATGGAAGAAAATGTCGTTAAGAGTGCAGGAGCAGGTTTTAGAATGGCAAAAGACGAGATGGTGAATCTTATCCGTGATATCGGTGAGACTCCGGCAGTGCGCAATACGGCGTATGAGACGTTAGAGATTTTTGCATAA
- a CDS encoding pitrilysin family protein, translating to MAATINYIEVKGVKIPLIFEEENRLPIVSMQLVFKDAGSISDKSGLAKLSSKMMNEGTLSLGSNGFATALDEKAIHISSSVGAETFVMEYSSLKDQFKEGVDLFASLLKEPNVTKKSLEKVKTDTIGQLSAKESDYDYVANNALKEVLFEGTPLANPASGTISSVEKIDLDEVEDFLKKHLVLSNLIIVIGGDLTLDEAKAKAVELASNLEVGEASEVKHYLASAQEKDVVLKRETQQAYLYFGSPYDMNDTDSEYYKARVATYILGTGGFGSRLMEEIRVKKGLAYSAYARVHVSKSSSYLTGYLQTKLESLDDAKATVKSVFENFVKGGVTEDELEQTKKFLLGSEPLRVETLSQRLSRTFMEFYKGEELGYSAKELELIKGLKLQDLNDFIKKHKEILSLSYAVVTK from the coding sequence ATGGCAGCAACTATAAACTATATCGAGGTCAAAGGTGTAAAGATCCCTTTGATCTTTGAAGAGGAAAATCGTTTACCGATAGTGTCTATGCAGCTTGTCTTTAAAGATGCAGGAAGTATCAGCGACAAGTCAGGTCTTGCAAAACTGAGTTCTAAGATGATGAACGAAGGAACACTTTCACTGGGGAGCAACGGCTTTGCGACTGCACTGGATGAAAAAGCGATCCATATCAGTTCATCTGTCGGAGCGGAGACGTTCGTGATGGAGTACAGCTCACTTAAAGATCAGTTCAAAGAGGGTGTCGATCTGTTCGCATCTCTTTTAAAAGAGCCAAATGTCACAAAGAAGAGTTTAGAAAAAGTCAAGACAGATACCATAGGACAGTTAAGCGCAAAAGAGAGCGACTATGACTATGTTGCGAACAATGCTTTAAAAGAAGTACTGTTTGAAGGCACTCCTCTTGCAAATCCGGCTTCTGGAACTATCTCAAGTGTTGAAAAGATAGACCTTGACGAAGTAGAAGATTTCTTAAAGAAACATCTTGTCTTATCAAATCTCATCATTGTCATCGGAGGAGACCTGACTCTTGATGAAGCAAAAGCAAAAGCCGTAGAACTTGCTTCAAACTTGGAAGTGGGCGAAGCAAGCGAAGTGAAGCATTATCTTGCAAGTGCGCAGGAAAAAGATGTTGTACTCAAACGCGAAACACAGCAGGCATATCTTTACTTCGGTTCACCGTATGATATGAACGATACAGACAGCGAGTATTATAAGGCTCGTGTGGCTACATACATCTTGGGTACGGGCGGTTTTGGAAGCAGACTTATGGAAGAGATACGCGTTAAAAAGGGACTTGCCTATTCAGCTTATGCCCGCGTGCATGTAAGTAAATCAAGTTCATACCTTACCGGATATCTGCAGACAAAGCTCGAATCACTTGATGATGCAAAAGCAACGGTAAAAAGCGTTTTTGAGAACTTTGTAAAGGGCGGTGTGACAGAAGATGAACTGGAACAGACTAAAAAATTTCTGCTTGGAAGCGAACCTTTAAGAGTCGAGACACTTTCACAACGCTTGTCACGTACGTTTATGGAGTTTTACAAAGGCGAGGAACTTGGGTACTCTGCAAAAGAGTTAGAGCTTATCAAGGGTCTAAAACTACAGGATCTTAACGATTTTATCAAAAAACATAAAGAGATCCTTTCACTATCTTATGCGGTAGTGACAAAATAA
- the recG gene encoding ATP-dependent DNA helicase RecG: MRLDKEDEARRKKLGITSYIDLALIIPHTYEDLRLSSSLQVGTAQLIDATVSSVIRTPKSIKINLYAHNLSHTLEAVIFKPKPYMMRQFITGERYFLYGVVNCSGGHCTMTHPKKVTTVGALFPKYKSALRNDTMMRFMQKHLSCENLKSEGLKESIIEKIQDVHFPKEVAPYQPKAGFHKEYIDSFKYLEVYNNMKQLASKRRYFTCKHRLDSSYKDWEATLPFSLTDEQLLAIEDIRQDFSKDVAAKRMIVGDVGSGKTMVILASVMMARPHKAVLMAPTTLLANQLYEESLKFLPEIKTALVTNKISKVDLSEYDFIVGTHALLYRELPEVSLVMIDEQHRFGTAQRNLLEKLVSDGKNRAHFLQFSATPIPRTQAMIQSSHIDVSLITKTPFKKDITTQVIHKNDFSDLLEHIKEEIEQDHQVLLVYPLVEESEAFNYQSINEARAYWESKFDNVYVTHGKDKEKEKVLLDFRENGNILIATTVVEVGISLPRLSTVVIVGAERLGLSTLHQLRGRVSRTGLKGYCYLFTYQNSSERLEQFCKTQSGFDIAELDLKFRKSGDLLKGVHQSGSEYKWIDFSEDIEIVEEVKKDLGI, from the coding sequence ATGAGACTTGATAAAGAGGATGAGGCAAGACGTAAAAAGCTTGGCATCACCTCTTATATCGACTTAGCTCTTATCATCCCTCATACATATGAGGACCTTCGTTTAAGCAGCAGTTTACAAGTAGGAACTGCCCAGCTGATAGATGCGACTGTAAGCTCTGTTATACGCACTCCAAAATCGATCAAGATCAATCTCTATGCTCATAATCTTTCACATACTTTAGAAGCCGTTATATTTAAACCCAAACCTTATATGATGAGACAGTTCATAACAGGGGAAAGGTACTTTCTTTACGGTGTTGTAAATTGCAGCGGCGGACACTGTACGATGACTCATCCAAAAAAAGTCACAACTGTAGGGGCACTCTTTCCAAAATATAAATCTGCTCTTAGAAACGATACGATGATGCGTTTTATGCAGAAGCATCTGAGTTGTGAAAACCTCAAGTCAGAAGGTTTGAAAGAGAGTATTATAGAAAAGATACAAGACGTACACTTTCCAAAAGAGGTAGCACCTTATCAACCTAAGGCAGGTTTTCATAAAGAGTATATAGACAGTTTTAAATACCTTGAAGTTTATAATAATATGAAACAGCTGGCAAGTAAACGAAGATACTTTACATGTAAGCATAGACTAGACTCTTCATATAAGGATTGGGAAGCAACTTTACCTTTTTCATTGACAGATGAACAGTTGTTAGCAATAGAAGATATCAGACAAGACTTTTCAAAAGATGTGGCTGCAAAAAGGATGATAGTAGGAGATGTAGGAAGCGGAAAGACAATGGTCATACTCGCATCGGTGATGATGGCAAGACCACATAAAGCTGTTTTAATGGCACCGACGACACTACTGGCAAATCAGCTTTATGAAGAATCACTGAAGTTTCTGCCTGAGATCAAAACAGCTCTTGTGACAAACAAGATCTCGAAAGTCGATCTCAGTGAATATGATTTTATCGTAGGAACACATGCACTTTTGTATAGGGAACTTCCTGAGGTCTCACTTGTCATGATCGATGAACAGCATCGTTTTGGGACAGCTCAAAGAAATCTGCTGGAGAAACTTGTAAGCGACGGCAAGAATAGAGCTCATTTCTTACAGTTCAGTGCAACACCCATCCCTAGAACACAGGCGATGATACAGTCCTCTCACATAGATGTCAGTCTCATAACAAAGACACCTTTTAAAAAAGATATCACAACACAGGTGATACATAAAAATGATTTTTCAGATCTTTTGGAACATATAAAAGAGGAGATAGAACAAGACCATCAGGTGCTTCTAGTCTATCCGCTAGTAGAGGAGAGTGAAGCTTTTAATTACCAAAGTATCAATGAAGCAAGAGCTTACTGGGAAAGTAAATTTGATAATGTCTATGTGACACACGGAAAAGACAAAGAGAAAGAGAAAGTCCTGCTGGACTTTAGAGAGAATGGGAACATCTTGATAGCAACGACAGTCGTTGAGGTCGGGATATCATTACCGCGTCTTTCCACTGTCGTAATAGTCGGTGCAGAAAGGCTCGGACTTTCGACTCTGCATCAACTCCGCGGTCGTGTTAGCCGTACAGGTCTTAAGGGTTATTGTTATCTTTTTACATATCAGAACAGTTCTGAGCGGTTGGAACAGTTTTGCAAAACACAAAGCGGTTTTGATATCGCAGAACTAGATCTAAAGTTCCGTAAAAGCGGAGATCTGTTAAAAGGTGTCCATCAAAGCGGTTCAGAGTATAAATGGATAGACTTCAGTGAAGATATAGAGATAGTTGAAGAGGTGAAAAAGGATTTGGGTATCTGA
- the raiA gene encoding ribosome-associated translation inhibitor RaiA: MNISLVGRHVELTDAIKQHLNASIETLKKFHLDIISVTAVASANERKGKTGVSIEFTINLAGKNSVVIKQNEMDLYAAIDIAIDRAQKALRRMHDRETDHHKVGINEAKAHSQANGGIDLSQESENLEDEIVPVELDLYKPREVGDVLEELKDSGKMFEIFLDHEDKTRVLYKRNDGRFGLY; this comes from the coding sequence ATGAATATATCATTAGTAGGACGTCATGTAGAACTTACAGACGCAATAAAACAACATCTAAACGCTTCGATAGAGACACTTAAAAAATTTCATCTTGATATCATATCGGTAACGGCTGTTGCTTCGGCTAATGAGAGAAAAGGCAAGACCGGGGTAAGCATCGAGTTTACCATAAACCTTGCCGGTAAGAATTCTGTTGTTATAAAACAAAACGAAATGGATCTTTACGCTGCTATCGACATAGCGATAGACCGCGCGCAAAAAGCACTTCGCCGTATGCATGACCGTGAGACAGATCATCATAAAGTCGGGATAAACGAAGCAAAAGCACATTCACAAGCAAACGGCGGTATAGATCTAAGCCAAGAGAGTGAAAATCTGGAAGATGAGATAGTCCCTGTTGAACTCGACCTATATAAACCTCGCGAAGTCGGTGATGTTTTAGAAGAGCTAAAAGACAGCGGAAAAATGTTTGAGATCTTCTTAGATCATGAAGATAAGACCCGCGTACTTTATAAAAGAAATGACGGACGTTTCGGTCTGTACTAA
- a CDS encoding type II secretion system protein, producing the protein MVSNKKAFTMLELVFVIVVLGILAAIAIPKFAATRDDAIEAKVKKQINAIRTSIESLRQARIQALGGMENSRQGTLTLYYDYQPWKGETYQNGKSQIIMEDVDTFRFRSVGDLIKVQLCVTDSNISTSGGYSICKEKTVF; encoded by the coding sequence ATAGTAAGTAATAAAAAAGCATTTACAATGCTAGAATTGGTTTTTGTTATAGTAGTACTTGGGATACTAGCAGCGATCGCAATTCCAAAATTTGCTGCTACGAGAGATGATGCCATAGAAGCAAAAGTCAAAAAACAGATAAATGCCATACGCACATCTATAGAAAGCTTAAGACAGGCTAGAATCCAGGCACTCGGTGGAATGGAAAATAGTAGACAGGGAACACTTACACTATACTATGACTATCAACCGTGGAAGGGTGAAACCTATCAAAATGGGAAAAGTCAGATAATTATGGAGGATGTCGATACTTTCAGATTTCGTTCCGTCGGTGACCTTATAAAGGTCCAATTATGTGTGACCGATTCAAATATATCAACAAGTGGAGGATATTCGATATGCAAAGAAAAAACAGTATTTTAA
- a CDS encoding prepilin-type N-terminal cleavage/methylation domain-containing protein encodes MRRKAFTMMELVFVIVIIGIIAKFGVEFLIKAYDGYIFSTVQNRLQSQSEIALEQIANRLQYRIKSSVIVRRIDNNAYRSLSDALDIPQERILEWVGYDIDGLRGTSTPLWSGLIDLDAAHTTARLNSPGTDTGAENTLISNLSGTASGINDSALFFVGANSYINGYGWGGVITDQNQTMHPIQSSVAANLFQANTGANDFAGQDIYEFYQLAWTAYALVYTGAAGTNDTPYIDSLDVGGTPAYLFGTNGTATLLATPIKNVTGATKNGDWTKTANNTYKVRVHNVDVTFIYDPATGSFDCDIATQGEICRRLRN; translated from the coding sequence GTGAGACGTAAAGCTTTTACTATGATGGAACTTGTATTTGTCATAGTCATCATCGGGATCATTGCAAAATTCGGTGTTGAATTTCTTATTAAAGCGTATGACGGGTATATCTTCTCAACTGTTCAAAACAGACTTCAGTCACAATCCGAGATCGCATTGGAACAGATAGCAAACCGTTTACAATACCGCATCAAATCTTCTGTTATCGTGAGACGTATTGACAATAATGCGTATAGATCACTTTCTGATGCACTAGATATACCTCAAGAAAGGATCTTGGAGTGGGTCGGCTATGATATAGACGGTCTTCGCGGTACTTCAACTCCATTATGGAGTGGATTGATTGATCTTGATGCTGCACATACAACAGCAAGATTAAATTCGCCAGGAACTGATACTGGAGCAGAAAATACTCTTATTTCCAACCTTTCCGGTACAGCAAGCGGTATAAACGATAGTGCCCTCTTTTTTGTAGGTGCTAACAGCTATATAAACGGTTATGGATGGGGTGGAGTCATAACTGATCAAAATCAGACAATGCATCCAATACAATCCTCTGTTGCAGCAAATCTATTTCAAGCAAACACCGGCGCAAACGATTTTGCAGGTCAGGACATCTATGAGTTTTATCAACTTGCGTGGACTGCTTACGCTTTAGTTTACACAGGTGCAGCCGGAACTAATGATACTCCGTATATCGATAGCCTTGATGTAGGGGGAACCCCTGCATATCTTTTTGGTACAAACGGAACAGCTACCCTTCTGGCAACACCCATAAAAAATGTAACAGGTGCAACAAAAAATGGAGATTGGACAAAAACTGCAAACAACACATATAAAGTCAGAGTACATAATGTAGATGTCACTTTTATATATGACCCGGCAACCGGTTCATTTGACTGTGATATCGCTACGCAAGGCGAAATTTGTAGAAGGTTAAGAAATTGA